AGAAATTGAAGAAGGGATGAAGCAAGAAGCACTGGCGTTTTGTGAGCGTCTGGAGTTTGGAGAGAACACTGAACTGCCTTATGGACTGGCTCTGTTCCAGCGCGATTGGCATCAAGGGGTAATTGGCATTCTCGCCTCGCGCATCAAGGAGAAATACCATCGCCCGGTGATCGCGTTTGCCGATGGCGGTGATGGTTTGATCAAAGGATCCTGTCGCTCTGTTCCCGGTTTACACATGCGTGATGCATTGGATCTTATCGACACGCAAAACCCAGGTTTGATCCTCAAGTTCGGCGGGCACGCGATGGCGGCGGGGTTGACCATCAAAGAAGCCGATTTTACGCGCTTTAGCCATCTGTTTGATCAGGTTGTGAAACAAGAACTGGATGAAGCGGCGCTCAAGGGGATCATTCTCTCCGATGGCGAGCTCCAACCGGAGCAGTTTTCTATGCATACCGCGGAAATGCTGCGTTCGGCGGGGCCGTGGGGACAAGGTTTTCCAGAACCAATTTTTGATGGTGAGTTTAAACTGCTACATCAAAAACTGGTGGGTGAGAAGCACCTCAAACTGATGCTCGAACCACTTTTTAAAGGCCACCCGACTAACATAATGGTGGATGGCATCGCCTTTAACGTCGATCTGCGACGCTGGCCTGATGCGTCGGTGAAAACCGTGCGTTTGGCGTATAAACTCGACATCAATGAGTTCCGCGGCAATCAATCGTTGCAATTGATGGTGGACCATCTCGAAGCAAGATAAATGTTCATTCGAAGCCCCGAACCGTGGGCTTCGAATGCTTTGGCTGACGAGTGAACATCGGCCAAATTTTTCCTGTATCTCTGTCACATTTTTCAGTAGAATTCTGCGGTTAAATTCTACTCTAAAATGTTGAGCCAACATGTTTGAAATCAATCCTATTAAAAACCGTCTTCAGGACGTGTCTGCGCGCACGAATGTCCTGAGGGGGTATCTTTGACTACGACGCCAAGAAAGAGCGTCTTGAAGAAGTCAACGCAGAACTAGAGCAACCTGACGTTTGGAACGAGCCAGAACGCGCTCAAGCGCTTGGCCGTGAACGCGCTTCATTGGAAGCGGTAGTGGAAACCATCGACCAGCTTGATCAAGGTGTTGACGACGTTGAAGGCTTGCTTGAACTCGCTATCGAAGCAGAAGATCAAGAAACGTTTGACGAAATTGGCCCTGAGCTGGAAGCGTTAGAAGAGAAACTGGCGGGTCTTGAGTTCCGCCGTATGTTCTCTGGCGCGCACGATTCATCCGATTGCTACATCGACTTGCAAGCGGGCTCTGGCGGCACAGAAGCGCAAGACTGGACCAGCATGATGCTGCGTATGTATCTGCGTTGGGCCGAAGCGAAAGGCTTTAAAACCGAAGTGATTGAAGTCTCTGAAGGCGACGTCGCGGGTCTGAAATCGGCCACTGTGCGCATTGTCGGCGATTACGCTTATGGTTGGCTGCGTACCGAAACGGGCGTGCACCGTTTAGTACGTAAATCGCCTTTTGACTCGGGCGGTCGTCGTCACACTTCATTTGCTTCTGCGTTCGTTTATCCTGAGGTTGATGAAAACATCGATATCGACATTAATCCGGCCGATCTACGTATTGACGTATATCGTGCGTCTGGTGCGGGTGGTCAGCACGTTAACACCACCGAATCGGCGGTACGTATTACCCACGTACCAACCAACACTGTGGTACAGTGCCAAAACGATCGTTCTCAGCACAAGAACAAAGATCAGGCGATGAAACAACTGCGTGCGAAGCTGTTCGAGCTGGAACTGCAAAAGCAAAACGCAGAGAAACAAGCGAATGAAGATGCGAAATCCGATATCGGTTGGGGCAGCCAGATCCGTTCTTACGTACTGGACGACTCTCGTATCAAAGATTTACGTACCGGCATTGAAAACCGCAATACCCAAGCGGTGCTTGATGGCGATCTGGACAAATTTATCGAAGCCAGCCTGAAATCTGGCTTATAAGCTTTTCACCGACAAAACAGGATAGATCGAAAAATGACTGATGCTGTTCAAAATGAAACCGTACAAGAAGCTTCTACACCAGAAGAGAATAAGCTCATTGCTGAGCGCCGCGCGAAGCTAGAGCAAATTCGCAAGAGCTGCAAAGCCAATGGCCATCCAAACGACTTCCGTCGTGACAGCCTTGCTGGCGACCTTCAGAAACAGTTCGGTGAAAAGAGCAAAGAAGAGCTGGAAGCGCTAAACCATGTGGTGGCGATCGCGGGCCGTATTATGGCGAAACGTGGCCCATTCTTGGTTATCCAAGAAACTTCTGGCCGCATTCAAGCGTACGCAGATAAAGAAGTACAAAAAGTACTGAAAGAGAAGTACCAAGGTCTGGATATCGGTGACATCATCGGTATTAAAGGTGCGTTGCACAAATCGGGTAAAGGCGATCTCTACGTCAACATGCAAGAGTACGAATTGCTCACTAAAGCATTGCGTCCTCTGCCAGAAAAATTCCACGGCCTGACTGACCAAGAACAGCGTTACCGTCAGCGTTATGTGGATCTGATCGTCAACGAAGATTCACGCAACGCGTTCAAAATTCGCTCTAAGCTGATTTCTGCTATCCGCCGTTACATGGAGTCAAAAGACTTCATGGAAGTGGAAACGCCAATGATGCAAGTGATCCCTGGTGGTGCATCTGCGCGTCCGTTTATCACTCACCATAATGCACTGGATCAGCAAATGTTCCTGCGTATCGCGCCTGAGTTGTACCTCAAGCGTTTGGTGGTTGGTGGTTTTGAACGTGTGTTCGAGATCAACCGCAACTTCCGTAACGAAGGTCTTTCTCCACGTCACAACCCAGAATTCACGATGATTGAGTTCTACATGGCGTACGCTGATTATAACGATCTGATTGATTTGACCGAAGACATGCTGCGTACAGTGGCGCTGGAAGTGTTGGGCCACACGTCAATGCCTTACGGCGATTTCACTGTGGAATTCGGCGGCAAGTACGCACGTATGACCATGCTGGAAGCGATCAAGCACTACAACCCAGACCACGCTGACATTCAGGCGTTGACGGTAGAAGACGTGCAGGATCGTGACAAGCTGGTGGCTATCGCGAAATCACTGGATATCTACGTAGAGAAATTCTGGACCTGTGGCCAGCTACTGGAAGAGATCTTCGGTGAAACCGCAGAACCAAAACTGATCCAGCCAACCTTCATCACTGGCTACCCGGCAGACATCTCTCCGCTGGCACGCCGTAGCGATGACAACCCGTTCTTCACTGACCGCTTTGAATTCTTCATCGGTGGCCGTGAAGTGGCAAATGGTTTCTCTGAACTGAATGATGCGGAAGATCAGGATCAGCGCTTTAAAGCGCAGGTTGACGCGAAAGATGCTGGTGACGACGAAGCGATGTTCTATGACGCGGACTACATCACTGCGCTTGAGCACGGCCTACCGCCAACGGCAGGACAAGGCATTGGTATCGACCGTCTGGCGATGCTGCTGACCAACACGCATACCATTCGCGACGTGATTCTGTTCCCTGCAATGCGCCCGCAGTCGCAAGCACAATAAGCACTCAAAAATAGCAAAAACCACCTTCGGGTGGTTTTTTTATTTATGCTGAAACCAAGATGATACGCATCACACTTTTGAGACAAGGCCTTTTGCTTAACTCGAAAGGTGCAAAGAAATTATTTGCTATCTTATTGGTATTACTTCTATTTTTTTAGTGAAAATGTCAGTTTGCTTCCAAAGCTAAGTGGTGAGCATATCAATTGTCAGTGGTCTTATTTATAAGACAGACTTGAATGTCATTACTCTTGATAATGTATGCAAAGAAAGAGCGTAGTAAGAAGAATATAAGGGTGTTCTATGGCTGGTCAGTTTAAGATGGATTCTGTCCCGGGTTCTCTTGTGGTGGTAGGCGGATCGTACGAGCCTTGGCTATCTGTGTTAGAGCAGGTTGGCTGGAAGTGTCATCAAAGCGGTGACCTGCGCAAAGCCGATGCACTTTTGGCTGATATTGGTCCTTGTATCGGGATTGTGGATCTCAGCCATGATGAATTTAGCCTCAATGGCATTGCTAACTTGGTCAGTGCACACAAACACGTTCGTTGGCTGGCGTTTATTCGCGAGTCTCAACTTAGCTCAGACACGATTTGCCAGTTTATCGTCAACTTCTGCATCGATTTCTTCACCGCCCCTATTCCGGATGCTCAGCTCCTTAGCACCATTGGGCACCAACTTGGCATGCTCAAATTAGAGAAGAAAGTGTGGCCAAGTTTTGGCAATAATCAGGATATGGGGCTTATCGGCGATTCCATGCCGATGAAGCGCTTACGTGATCAGATCAAACGGATCGGCCCAACCGATGTGAGCATTCTTATCTACGGCGAAAACGGTACTGGCAAAGAGACAGTGGCTCGTGCGGTACATAAAATCTCGTCGCGTGCACACAAGCCGTTTTTCTCGGTAAAGTGTCGAGCGTTAAGCGAAAAGCGCTTTCAAGCGGACGTGTTTGGCATTGGCGCGGACGACAATGCAGGGCCATCGATTCTTGAACAGGCTGACGGCGGCACCGTGCTGTTCAACGATATTCTAACCATCTCAAAAACTCAGCAGTTGAATCTGCTGCGCTTCTTGCAAGAGGGAGCTATCGAAACCAACGATGGAATGAAGAGCATCAATGTTCGCATTTTAGCTGCGAACTCATCGGATATTGAGAAGGCGTTGATCGATGGCGATTTTAACGAAGAGCTTTATCACTACATCAATGTGCTACGCATTAATGTGCCGAGCTTAAAGGAGCGAGCTAGCGATATCGGCCTTTTGGCGCGCTATTACTTGCAGGAGTTCTCCAAAGAGTACAACTTGCAAGCCAAAAGTTTGTCCGAAGATGCGCAGCGTGCCCTAACACGCTATTCTTGGCCGGGTAACGTACGTGAGTTGATGAATCAGATCAAACGTGCGGTTTTGATGTCAGACAACGTGATGATCGAGGAATCGCTGCTTGATCTCCCCAAGCGAGGGGAGAGTAAACGCAGCCTAAAGAGCATTCGAGAAAAGAGTGAGCGCGACGCATTACTGCTGGTGTTGGAATCTCATTCAGGCCAAGTGTCGAACGCAGCCAAAGAGCTCGGTGTTTCACGGGCGACGATGTACCGCTTGCTGAACAAACACAATCTGATCTCTGAACAAGTCGTTTAAATCGGTTGATTCTTACAAGGCCACCTCGCAAGTGGCTTTCTATTTTTAGATTCAGTG
This Vibrio navarrensis DNA region includes the following protein-coding sequences:
- the vpsR gene encoding cyclic-di-GMP-binding transcriptional regulator VpsR (Not actually a response regulator, but instead a cyclic-di-GMP-binding transcription factor.); translated protein: MAGQFKMDSVPGSLVVVGGSYEPWLSVLEQVGWKCHQSGDLRKADALLADIGPCIGIVDLSHDEFSLNGIANLVSAHKHVRWLAFIRESQLSSDTICQFIVNFCIDFFTAPIPDAQLLSTIGHQLGMLKLEKKVWPSFGNNQDMGLIGDSMPMKRLRDQIKRIGPTDVSILIYGENGTGKETVARAVHKISSRAHKPFFSVKCRALSEKRFQADVFGIGADDNAGPSILEQADGGTVLFNDILTISKTQQLNLLRFLQEGAIETNDGMKSINVRILAANSSDIEKALIDGDFNEELYHYINVLRINVPSLKERASDIGLLARYYLQEFSKEYNLQAKSLSEDAQRALTRYSWPGNVRELMNQIKRAVLMSDNVMIEESLLDLPKRGESKRSLKSIREKSERDALLLVLESHSGQVSNAAKELGVSRATMYRLLNKHNLISEQVV
- the lysS gene encoding lysine--tRNA ligase; the encoded protein is MTDAVQNETVQEASTPEENKLIAERRAKLEQIRKSCKANGHPNDFRRDSLAGDLQKQFGEKSKEELEALNHVVAIAGRIMAKRGPFLVIQETSGRIQAYADKEVQKVLKEKYQGLDIGDIIGIKGALHKSGKGDLYVNMQEYELLTKALRPLPEKFHGLTDQEQRYRQRYVDLIVNEDSRNAFKIRSKLISAIRRYMESKDFMEVETPMMQVIPGGASARPFITHHNALDQQMFLRIAPELYLKRLVVGGFERVFEINRNFRNEGLSPRHNPEFTMIEFYMAYADYNDLIDLTEDMLRTVALEVLGHTSMPYGDFTVEFGGKYARMTMLEAIKHYNPDHADIQALTVEDVQDRDKLVAIAKSLDIYVEKFWTCGQLLEEIFGETAEPKLIQPTFITGYPADISPLARRSDDNPFFTDRFEFFIGGREVANGFSELNDAEDQDQRFKAQVDAKDAGDDEAMFYDADYITALEHGLPPTAGQGIGIDRLAMLLTNTHTIRDVILFPAMRPQSQAQ
- the prfB gene encoding peptide chain release factor 2 (programmed frameshift), which gives rise to MFEINPIKNRLQDVSARTNVLRGYLDYDAKKERLEEVNAELEQPDVWNEPERAQALGRERASLEAVVETIDQLDQGVDDVEGLLELAIEAEDQETFDEIGPELEALEEKLAGLEFRRMFSGAHDSSDCYIDLQAGSGGTEAQDWTSMMLRMYLRWAEAKGFKTEVIEVSEGDVAGLKSATVRIVGDYAYGWLRTETGVHRLVRKSPFDSGGRRHTSFASAFVYPEVDENIDIDINPADLRIDVYRASGAGGQHVNTTESAVRITHVPTNTVVQCQNDRSQHKNKDQAMKQLRAKLFELELQKQNAEKQANEDAKSDIGWGSQIRSYVLDDSRIKDLRTGIENRNTQAVLDGDLDKFIEASLKSGL